In one Camelus dromedarius isolate mCamDro1 chromosome 31, mCamDro1.pat, whole genome shotgun sequence genomic region, the following are encoded:
- the LOC105099441 gene encoding SEC14-like protein 4 isoform X1 has translation MSGRVGDLSPQQQEALATFRDNLQDLLPTLPKADDYFLLRWLRARNFDLQKSEDMVRKHMEFRKQQDLDNILSWQPSEVIQLYDSGGLCGYDYEGCPVWFDIIGTLDPKGLLLSATKQELIRKRIRVCEMLLQQCDLQSQKLGRKIEMVLMVFDLEGLSLKHLWKPAVEVYQQFFAMLEANYPETLKNLIVVRGEPTMRMTVWGGKAPKLFPVAFNLVKSFMSEDTRRKIVILGGDWKQELPKFISPDQLPVEFGGTMTDPDGNPKCLTKINYGGEVPRSYYRHNQLRLQYEHTVTVGRGSSLQVENEILFPGCVLRWQFASDGADIGFGIFLKTKMGARQRAGEMTEVLPSQRYNAQQVPEDGSLTCLQAGVYVLRFDNTYSLMHAKKVSYTVEVLLPDKASEEKIQGLEAKRRSPLQ, from the exons ATGAGCGGCCGAGTTGGGGACCTGAGCCCCCAGCAGCAGGAGGCGCTGGCCACG TTCCGGGACAACCTTCAGGACCTGCTGCCCACCCTGCCCAAAGCTGATGACTACTTCCTCCTGCGCTGGCTCCGAG CTCGGAACTTTGACCTACAGAAATCAGAGGACATGGTCCGGAAG CACATGGAGTTTCGCAAGCAGCAGGACCTGGACAACATCCTCTCGTGGCAGCCCTCGGAG GTGATCCAGCTGTATGACTCAGGTGGCCTGTGCGGCTATGACTACGAAGGCTGCCCCGTGTGGTTTGACATCATCGGGACCCTCGACCCCAAGGGCCTCCTCCTTTCAGCCACCAAGCAGGAGCTGATCCGGAAGCGCATCAGGGTCTGCGAGATGCTTTTGCAGCAGTGTGACCTGCAGAGTCAGAAG CTGGGCAGGAAGATTGAGATGGTGCTGATGGTGTTTGATTTGGAGGGGCTGAGCCTGAAACACCTGTGGAAGCCAGCTGTGGAGGTCTACCAGCAG TTTTTTGCCATGCTGGAAGCAAATTATCCTGAGACGCTGAAGAATTTAATTGTTGTTCGAGGTGAGCCCACGATGAGGATGACcgtctggggagggaagg CCCCCAAGCTGTTCCCTGTGGCCTTCAACTTGGTCAAGTCATTCATGAGTGAGGACACTCGAAGGAAGATAGTGATTCTAGGAG GTGACTGGAAGCAAGAACTACCTAAGTTTATCAGCCCTGACCAGCTGCCTGTGGAGTTTGGGGGGACCATGACTGACCCAGATGGCAACCCCAAGTGCCTGACCAAG ATCAACTATGGGGGCGAGGTGCCCAGGAGCTACTACCGGCACAACCAGCTGAGGCTGCAGTACGAGCACACGGTGACCGTGGGCCGCGGCTCCTCGCTGCAGGTGGAGAACGAGATCCTGTTCCCGGGCTGTGTGCTCCG GTGGCAGTTTGCATCAGATGGGGCGGACATCGGCTTCGGGATTTTCCTGAAGACCAAGATGGGGGCGCGGCAGCGGGCAGGGGAGATGACGGAGGTGCTGCCCAGCCAGCGCTACAACGCCCAGCAGGTGCCCGAGGACGGGAGCCTCACCTGCCTCCAGGCCGGCGTCT ACGTCCTGCGCTTTGACAACACCTACAGCCTGATGCACGCCAAGAAGGTCAGCTACACTGTGGAGGTGCTGCTTCCTGACAAGGCCTCCGAGGAGAAGATTCAGGGTCTCGAGGCAAAGAGACGGTCCCCACTACAGTGA
- the LOC105099441 gene encoding SEC14-like protein 4 isoform X2 produces the protein MSGRVGDLSPQQQEALATFRDNLQDLLPTLPKADDYFLLRWLRARNFDLQKSEDMVRKHMEFRKQQDLDNILSWQPSEVIQLYDSGGLCGYDYEGCPVWFDIIGTLDPKGLLLSATKQELIRKRIRVCEMLLQQCDLQSQKLGRKIEMVLMVFDLEGLSLKHLWKPAVEVYQQFFAMLEANYPETLKNLIVVRAPKLFPVAFNLVKSFMSEDTRRKIVILGGDWKQELPKFISPDQLPVEFGGTMTDPDGNPKCLTKINYGGEVPRSYYRHNQLRLQYEHTVTVGRGSSLQVENEILFPGCVLRWQFASDGADIGFGIFLKTKMGARQRAGEMTEVLPSQRYNAQQVPEDGSLTCLQAGVYVLRFDNTYSLMHAKKVSYTVEVLLPDKASEEKIQGLEAKRRSPLQ, from the exons ATGAGCGGCCGAGTTGGGGACCTGAGCCCCCAGCAGCAGGAGGCGCTGGCCACG TTCCGGGACAACCTTCAGGACCTGCTGCCCACCCTGCCCAAAGCTGATGACTACTTCCTCCTGCGCTGGCTCCGAG CTCGGAACTTTGACCTACAGAAATCAGAGGACATGGTCCGGAAG CACATGGAGTTTCGCAAGCAGCAGGACCTGGACAACATCCTCTCGTGGCAGCCCTCGGAG GTGATCCAGCTGTATGACTCAGGTGGCCTGTGCGGCTATGACTACGAAGGCTGCCCCGTGTGGTTTGACATCATCGGGACCCTCGACCCCAAGGGCCTCCTCCTTTCAGCCACCAAGCAGGAGCTGATCCGGAAGCGCATCAGGGTCTGCGAGATGCTTTTGCAGCAGTGTGACCTGCAGAGTCAGAAG CTGGGCAGGAAGATTGAGATGGTGCTGATGGTGTTTGATTTGGAGGGGCTGAGCCTGAAACACCTGTGGAAGCCAGCTGTGGAGGTCTACCAGCAG TTTTTTGCCATGCTGGAAGCAAATTATCCTGAGACGCTGAAGAATTTAATTGTTGTTCGAG CCCCCAAGCTGTTCCCTGTGGCCTTCAACTTGGTCAAGTCATTCATGAGTGAGGACACTCGAAGGAAGATAGTGATTCTAGGAG GTGACTGGAAGCAAGAACTACCTAAGTTTATCAGCCCTGACCAGCTGCCTGTGGAGTTTGGGGGGACCATGACTGACCCAGATGGCAACCCCAAGTGCCTGACCAAG ATCAACTATGGGGGCGAGGTGCCCAGGAGCTACTACCGGCACAACCAGCTGAGGCTGCAGTACGAGCACACGGTGACCGTGGGCCGCGGCTCCTCGCTGCAGGTGGAGAACGAGATCCTGTTCCCGGGCTGTGTGCTCCG GTGGCAGTTTGCATCAGATGGGGCGGACATCGGCTTCGGGATTTTCCTGAAGACCAAGATGGGGGCGCGGCAGCGGGCAGGGGAGATGACGGAGGTGCTGCCCAGCCAGCGCTACAACGCCCAGCAGGTGCCCGAGGACGGGAGCCTCACCTGCCTCCAGGCCGGCGTCT ACGTCCTGCGCTTTGACAACACCTACAGCCTGATGCACGCCAAGAAGGTCAGCTACACTGTGGAGGTGCTGCTTCCTGACAAGGCCTCCGAGGAGAAGATTCAGGGTCTCGAGGCAAAGAGACGGTCCCCACTACAGTGA
- the LOC105099441 gene encoding SEC14-like protein 4 isoform X4, which yields MSGRVGDLSPQQQEALATFRDNLQDLLPTLPKADDYFLLRWLRARNFDLQKSEDMVRKHMEFRKQQDLDNILSWQPSEVIQLYDSGGLCGYDYEGCPVWFDIIGTLDPKGLLLSATKQELIRKRIRVCEMLLQQCDLQSQKLGRKIEMVLMVFDLEGLSLKHLWKPAVEVYQQFFAMLEANYPETLKNLIVVRGEPTMRMTVWGGKAPKLFPVAFNLVKSFMSEDTRRKIVILGGDWKQELPKFISPDQLPVEFGGTMTDPDGNPKCLTKINYGGEVPRSYYRHNQLRLQYEHTVTVGRGSSLQVENEILFPGCVLRWQFASDGADIGFGIFLKTKMGARQRAGEMTEVLPSQRYNAQQTSCALTTPTA from the exons ATGAGCGGCCGAGTTGGGGACCTGAGCCCCCAGCAGCAGGAGGCGCTGGCCACG TTCCGGGACAACCTTCAGGACCTGCTGCCCACCCTGCCCAAAGCTGATGACTACTTCCTCCTGCGCTGGCTCCGAG CTCGGAACTTTGACCTACAGAAATCAGAGGACATGGTCCGGAAG CACATGGAGTTTCGCAAGCAGCAGGACCTGGACAACATCCTCTCGTGGCAGCCCTCGGAG GTGATCCAGCTGTATGACTCAGGTGGCCTGTGCGGCTATGACTACGAAGGCTGCCCCGTGTGGTTTGACATCATCGGGACCCTCGACCCCAAGGGCCTCCTCCTTTCAGCCACCAAGCAGGAGCTGATCCGGAAGCGCATCAGGGTCTGCGAGATGCTTTTGCAGCAGTGTGACCTGCAGAGTCAGAAG CTGGGCAGGAAGATTGAGATGGTGCTGATGGTGTTTGATTTGGAGGGGCTGAGCCTGAAACACCTGTGGAAGCCAGCTGTGGAGGTCTACCAGCAG TTTTTTGCCATGCTGGAAGCAAATTATCCTGAGACGCTGAAGAATTTAATTGTTGTTCGAGGTGAGCCCACGATGAGGATGACcgtctggggagggaagg CCCCCAAGCTGTTCCCTGTGGCCTTCAACTTGGTCAAGTCATTCATGAGTGAGGACACTCGAAGGAAGATAGTGATTCTAGGAG GTGACTGGAAGCAAGAACTACCTAAGTTTATCAGCCCTGACCAGCTGCCTGTGGAGTTTGGGGGGACCATGACTGACCCAGATGGCAACCCCAAGTGCCTGACCAAG ATCAACTATGGGGGCGAGGTGCCCAGGAGCTACTACCGGCACAACCAGCTGAGGCTGCAGTACGAGCACACGGTGACCGTGGGCCGCGGCTCCTCGCTGCAGGTGGAGAACGAGATCCTGTTCCCGGGCTGTGTGCTCCG GTGGCAGTTTGCATCAGATGGGGCGGACATCGGCTTCGGGATTTTCCTGAAGACCAAGATGGGGGCGCGGCAGCGGGCAGGGGAGATGACGGAGGTGCTGCCCAGCCAGCGCTACAACGCCCAGCAG ACGTCCTGCGCTTTGACAACACCTACAGCCTGA
- the LOC105099441 gene encoding SEC14-like protein 4 isoform X3, with protein MTTSSCAGSEHMEFRKQQDLDNILSWQPSEVIQLYDSGGLCGYDYEGCPVWFDIIGTLDPKGLLLSATKQELIRKRIRVCEMLLQQCDLQSQKLGRKIEMVLMVFDLEGLSLKHLWKPAVEVYQQFFAMLEANYPETLKNLIVVRGEPTMRMTVWGGKAPKLFPVAFNLVKSFMSEDTRRKIVILGGDWKQELPKFISPDQLPVEFGGTMTDPDGNPKCLTKINYGGEVPRSYYRHNQLRLQYEHTVTVGRGSSLQVENEILFPGCVLRWQFASDGADIGFGIFLKTKMGARQRAGEMTEVLPSQRYNAQQVPEDGSLTCLQAGVYVLRFDNTYSLMHAKKVSYTVEVLLPDKASEEKIQGLEAKRRSPLQ; from the exons ATGACTACTTCCTCCTGCGCTGGCTCCGAG CACATGGAGTTTCGCAAGCAGCAGGACCTGGACAACATCCTCTCGTGGCAGCCCTCGGAG GTGATCCAGCTGTATGACTCAGGTGGCCTGTGCGGCTATGACTACGAAGGCTGCCCCGTGTGGTTTGACATCATCGGGACCCTCGACCCCAAGGGCCTCCTCCTTTCAGCCACCAAGCAGGAGCTGATCCGGAAGCGCATCAGGGTCTGCGAGATGCTTTTGCAGCAGTGTGACCTGCAGAGTCAGAAG CTGGGCAGGAAGATTGAGATGGTGCTGATGGTGTTTGATTTGGAGGGGCTGAGCCTGAAACACCTGTGGAAGCCAGCTGTGGAGGTCTACCAGCAG TTTTTTGCCATGCTGGAAGCAAATTATCCTGAGACGCTGAAGAATTTAATTGTTGTTCGAGGTGAGCCCACGATGAGGATGACcgtctggggagggaagg CCCCCAAGCTGTTCCCTGTGGCCTTCAACTTGGTCAAGTCATTCATGAGTGAGGACACTCGAAGGAAGATAGTGATTCTAGGAG GTGACTGGAAGCAAGAACTACCTAAGTTTATCAGCCCTGACCAGCTGCCTGTGGAGTTTGGGGGGACCATGACTGACCCAGATGGCAACCCCAAGTGCCTGACCAAG ATCAACTATGGGGGCGAGGTGCCCAGGAGCTACTACCGGCACAACCAGCTGAGGCTGCAGTACGAGCACACGGTGACCGTGGGCCGCGGCTCCTCGCTGCAGGTGGAGAACGAGATCCTGTTCCCGGGCTGTGTGCTCCG GTGGCAGTTTGCATCAGATGGGGCGGACATCGGCTTCGGGATTTTCCTGAAGACCAAGATGGGGGCGCGGCAGCGGGCAGGGGAGATGACGGAGGTGCTGCCCAGCCAGCGCTACAACGCCCAGCAGGTGCCCGAGGACGGGAGCCTCACCTGCCTCCAGGCCGGCGTCT ACGTCCTGCGCTTTGACAACACCTACAGCCTGATGCACGCCAAGAAGGTCAGCTACACTGTGGAGGTGCTGCTTCCTGACAAGGCCTCCGAGGAGAAGATTCAGGGTCTCGAGGCAAAGAGACGGTCCCCACTACAGTGA